The following coding sequences lie in one Oncorhynchus kisutch isolate 150728-3 linkage group LG3, Okis_V2, whole genome shotgun sequence genomic window:
- the LOC109882748 gene encoding polyadenylate-binding protein-interacting protein 1-like, whose translation MTENFDRAPGAGRARIKPTSPGLADVGDGDANSVFNQREPLRQPRTSPPLTENNTNTSEAIGGESRRPSKPHQVIHNNSTPASKVKRVDSLVNTSILSANAPEFYPSSSPPYEESVSEDGSDGYYTETTLAELVEEFLSHLNSSPGSFENDIEHIANMLNSWVTTEETLQELVELLYTQSTVIPNFSYTGARLCNFLSHNLALSPASGNFRQLLLKRCQTEYEQRGVAVRGDAETQKKFHAYVLFLGELYLRLELKRAKGPPSRAEILLTALRELMNALFSNPVDGNLICAVKLLKLTGSVLEDTWKESGKSDMDQIVQRIENIVLDAQCSRDVKQMLLRLVELRSSNWGRVHAAAAADATPDNDPNYFMNEPTFYTADGTPFTAADPEYSEKYQEILDREDDYFPEAYEENGNESSFNDEDEMDPEIEEAFEKFCLESERKRRP comes from the exons ATGACTGAGAATTTCGACCGAGCCCCAGGCGCAGGTAGAGCCCGTATAAAGCCAACAAGCCCCGGACTCGCAGATGTAGGAGACGGGGACGCAAACTCTGTTTTCAACCAGCGTGAGCCTCTACGACAGCCTCGGACGTCTCCACCTTTGACTGAGAACAACACAAACACTAGTGAGGCTATCGGCGGAG AAAGCAGAAGACCAAGCAAACCCCACCAAGTTATTCACAACAACAGCACTCCTGCCTCCAAAGTGAAAAGGGTGGACTCTCTGGTGAACACCTCCATTCTGTCAGCCAACGCACCCGAGTTCTACCCTTCCAGCTCCCCCCCCTATGAG GAATCTGTTTCGGAGGATGGCAGCGATGGCTATTATACTGAGACAACATTGGCTGAATTGGTTGAGGAGTTTCTCAGCCACCTAAACTCCTCGCCGGGGTCCTTTGAGAACGACATTGAGCACATAGCAAACATGCTGAACAGCTGGGTCACTACAGAGGAGACGCTGCAGGAATTGGTGGAACTCCTCTACACACAA TCTACTGTTATCCCCAATTTCTCTTACACGGGGGCAAGGCTATGTAACTTTCTGTCTCACAACCTTGCACTCAGCCCAGCAAGTGGCAACTTCCGTCAGCTGTTACTAAAACG GTGTCAGACAGAGTATGAACAGAGGGGTGTAGCGGTGCGGGGGGACGCGGAGACTCAGAAGAAGTTCCATGCCTATGTGCTCTTCCTGGGGGAGCTTTACCTCAGACTGGAG CTTAAGCGTGCGAAAGGGCCTCCGTCTCGAGCTGAGATCCTGCTTACTGCCCTGAGGGAATTGATGAATGCCCTCTTCTCCAACCCCGTGGATGGAAACCTCATCTGTGCTGTCAAACTGCTCAAG TTGACAGGCTCGGTTTTGGAGGATACGTGGAAAGAGAGCGGGAagtctgacatggaccagatagtcCAGAGGATTGAGAACATTGTGCTGGATGCCCAGTGCAGCAG AGATGtgaagcagatgttattgcgactGGTGGAGCTGAGATCTAGTAACTGGGGCAGAGtccatgctgctgctgctgccgacGCTACACCTGACAACGACCCCAACTACTTCATG AATGAGCCTACGTTCTACACTGCAGATGGCACTCCCTTTACAGCAGCTGACCCTG AATATTCTGAAAAATACCAGGAGATCCTGGATCGGGAAGATGACTATTTCCCAGAGGCCTATGAAGAGAATGGAAATGAATC ATCATTCAATGACGAGGATGAGATGGACCCTGAGATCGAGGAAGCTTTTGAGAAGTTCTGCTTAGAGTCTGAGAGAAAAAGACGACCATGA